The Xanthomonas sontii genomic sequence CGCGTGGCCTTCGTCGATCGCGCCTCGGGCACGATCAGCGCCGGCGGCCTGAACCCGCGCTACAACTCGATCAACATCGACGGCGTCTCGGCCAGCGACACCTTCGGCCTGGAAGGCAACAACATGACCACCCGGCGTCAGCCGGTGTCGATGGAGGCGATCGAAGCCATCGACGTCAACCTGTCCAACTACGACGTCAGCATCGCCAGCGCCGCCGGCGCCACCGTCAACGCGGTGACCAAGTCCGGTACCAACGAGTTCCACGGTTCGGTGTACGGCAGCTATCGCGATGGCGACTGGTTCGGCGACAACCCGGACGGCAGCAAGTTCAATGGCTTCACCAAGGAGAAGACCTACGGCGCGACCTTCGGCGGCCCGATCGTCAAGGACAAGCTGTTCTTCTTCGCCAACTACGAGAAGTTCCAGCAGGACGCGCCGGGCCTCGACCTGGGCAGCACCGCGCTGGGCAAGGCCAACGCCAAGTACGGCATGGCCGACGTGACCCGCGCCCAGCAGATCGCCAAGAACTACGGCTTCGACGCCGGCACCCTGGACAGCGACGGCAACACCGACCTGAAGGAATACGCGCTCAAGCTGGACTGGAACATCAGCGACAACCACCGCGCCAGCTTCCGCTACAGCAAGCTCGACCAGAGCAAGCTGCGCATCAATGGTGCCGGCAACTCCAGCCAGGCCTCGCTGAGCTCGTACTGGTACCAGCACGAGAAGTCCGTCGAGAGCTACGTCGGCCAGCTGTTCAGCGACTGGTCCGAGAACTTCTCCACCGAGTTCAAGGTGTCCTACCGCGACTACTCCGCGATCCGCGTGGTGCCGACCAATGCGCCGAGCATCGCCGTGTACTTCGACGGTACGGTCGCCCAGCCGTCCGGCGACGTGCTGTTCCTGGGTACCGAGACCAACTCGCAGGGCAACATCCTCACCACCAAGACCTGGAACTACTACGGTGCGGGCACCCTGACCCTGGACAACCACAACCTGAAGTTCGGCGTCGACTACAGCACCAACGACATCTACAACCTGTACGGCCGCAACACCTGGGGCGTGTACACCTTCTTCGGCCTGGACAACTTCGCCAGCGGCCGCTGGAGCTCGTACCAGCTCAACCAGGAGCGTAGCCCGGGTTCGATCGCGGCCGATTACAAGAACAGCAACCTCGGCCTGTTCGTGCAGGACACCTGGTACGTCAACAACAACCTGACCCTGACCCTGGGCCTGCGTGGCGATCGCGCGAAGGTGAGCCCGGATCCGACCTACAACGCCGGTGCGCAGGCGGTGTTCGGCTACGACAACAGCAAGATCTTCAATGGCGATTTCCTGATCCAGCCGCGCGTCGGCTTCAACTACACCTTCGACACCGACCGTCCGACCCAGTTGCGCGGTGGCGTGGGCCTGTTCCAGGGCGATGCGCCGCAGGTGTGGATCGGCAACAGCTACTCCAATACCGGCTTCAACTACAACGCCTACAGCTTCACCACCTACGATCCCCGTCTGCGGTTCAGCGCCAACAAGGACACCCAGCCGGTGCCGACCACGCCGGGTTCCGCGACCCAGGGCGTGAGCTTCGTCGGCAAGGACTTCAAGCTGCCGTCGCTGTACAAGGCCAACCTGGCCCTGGACCACGAATTGCCGTGGTACGGCATCGTCGCCTCGGCCGAGTTGCTGGTGACCAAGGTCAACAACGGCCTGTACTACAAGAGCCTGAACATCGGTCGTGTCACCCCGGGGCAGGATCCGAGCCCGGCCTACTACGGTCCGGATGGCCGCGCGCTGTACTGGAACCCGGCGCAGACCGGTCGTCCGTGGGCCGCTGGCAACAACCGCTACAACCGCAATCCGGCGTATAGCGACGTCTACCTGATCGACAACACCGACAAGGGCAAGACCCAGCAGTTCACCGTGTCGCTGTCCAAGCCGTTCAGCGAAGGCGGCGACTGGTCCTGGACCCTGGGCTACACCTACACCCACGCCACCGAAGTCGGTTCGCTGACCAGCTCCACCGCCAGCTCGGGCTGGGGCTACCAGTACGCCTTCAACGCCAACTCGGAAACCGAGAACACCTCGCGCTACGAGATCAAGGACCGGATCTCCGGCTCGCTGGACTGGAAGCACATGTTCTTCGGCGACTACGAGACCCGCGTGGGCCTGGTCTACGAAGGCCGCAGCGGCCGTCCGTACAGCTACGTGTTCAACGGCGACGCCAACGGCGACGGCCGTTCGACCAACGACCTGTTCTACGTGCCGAAGGGCCCGGGCGACGTGCTGTTCGGCACGCTGAGCAACACCGGTGCGTTCACCGCCAACCCGGCGCTGCAGCAGCAGTTCTTCGACTGGCTGGCCAAGAACCCGCAGCTGGCCAAGTACGCCGGCAGCTACGCCCCGGCCAACGGCTTCCGTTCCGGCTGGATCAACACCTTCGACGTGCGCATCACCCAGCAGCTGCCGGGCTTCTTCAAGGGCCACAAGTCCGAGGTCTGGCTGGACATCCAGAACGTGGGCAACCTGCTGAACAAGAAGTGGGGCCGGATCTACGACTACGGCTTCTACGCCGACGCCCGCGTCGCCAACCTGCAGGGCATCTACCAGGGCAAGTACGTGTACAACACCCTGTACACCGACCAGCCGACGGCTGCCAATGCCGACGCCGACGGCTTCAACACCGGCGTGTCGCAGTGGTCGCTGCAGCTGGGCTTCCGCTATCAGTTCTGATCGCGGCGCACGCTAGCTGAAGCGTTGGAAACGGCCGGGGCGACCCGGCCGTTTTCTTTTTGTGGGGGCTGACGTTAAAGTCGCCGGCTGACGACACCGACAAGACATTCGATATGACGACCAGCAATACGGCGGCGCGCGCGCTGCCGGTAGTGGATGCGCGGATCTACCCGCGCGGCGGCCTGGACATCCTCTCGCGCGTGGAAGTGGCGCGCCTGCGCGATGCCTCCAGCGGCGGCCTGCACGAACTGCTGCGGCGCTGCGCGCTGGCGGTGCTGACCAGCGGCAGCGCCTCGGACGATCCGCGCGCGGCGCGCGATCTGTATCCCGACTTCGACATCCAGGTGGTGCAGCGCGACCGTGGCGTGCGCATCGACCTGCTCAACGCGCCGGCGATGGCCTTCGTCGACGGCGAGATCATCAATGGCGTGGCCGAGCTGCTGTTCGCCGTGGTCCGCGACCTGGCCTACATGGCCATCGAGCTGGGCCCCGAATCCAGCACCGACCTGCAGTCCAGCGAAGGCATCACCAATGCGGTGTTCGGCCAGTTGCGCAATGCGCGCATCCTGCAGCCGACCGATCCCAAGCTGGTGGTGTGCTGGGGCGGCCATTCGATCTCGCGCGACGAGTACCTGTACACCAAGCAGGTCGGGTACGAGTTGGGCCTGCGCGGGCTGGACATCTGCACCGGTTGCGGCCCAGGCGCGATGAAGGGGCCGATGAAGGGCGCCACCATCGCCCATGCCAAGCAGCGCAAGCACGACAACCGCTACATCGGCGTGACCGAGCCGGGCATCATCGCCGCCGAGTCGCCGAACCCGATCGTCAACCACCTGGTGATCATGCCGGACATCGAGAAGCGCCTGGAGGCCTTC encodes the following:
- a CDS encoding TonB-dependent receptor is translated as MSKLTLGLVAALAAAPVFAQSTSAGVGGVVTHGGQPVAGAEVTITHVESGTVSRATTDAAGRYNARGLRVGGPYSITITKSGDGTKTEDGVYLSVNQNATINADLTGDMAAPTTLETVNAVAIASGSEVFSATKMGSGTNVGREQIEALPSINGNIQDYMRLDPRVAFVDRASGTISAGGLNPRYNSINIDGVSASDTFGLEGNNMTTRRQPVSMEAIEAIDVNLSNYDVSIASAAGATVNAVTKSGTNEFHGSVYGSYRDGDWFGDNPDGSKFNGFTKEKTYGATFGGPIVKDKLFFFANYEKFQQDAPGLDLGSTALGKANAKYGMADVTRAQQIAKNYGFDAGTLDSDGNTDLKEYALKLDWNISDNHRASFRYSKLDQSKLRINGAGNSSQASLSSYWYQHEKSVESYVGQLFSDWSENFSTEFKVSYRDYSAIRVVPTNAPSIAVYFDGTVAQPSGDVLFLGTETNSQGNILTTKTWNYYGAGTLTLDNHNLKFGVDYSTNDIYNLYGRNTWGVYTFFGLDNFASGRWSSYQLNQERSPGSIAADYKNSNLGLFVQDTWYVNNNLTLTLGLRGDRAKVSPDPTYNAGAQAVFGYDNSKIFNGDFLIQPRVGFNYTFDTDRPTQLRGGVGLFQGDAPQVWIGNSYSNTGFNYNAYSFTTYDPRLRFSANKDTQPVPTTPGSATQGVSFVGKDFKLPSLYKANLALDHELPWYGIVASAELLVTKVNNGLYYKSLNIGRVTPGQDPSPAYYGPDGRALYWNPAQTGRPWAAGNNRYNRNPAYSDVYLIDNTDKGKTQQFTVSLSKPFSEGGDWSWTLGYTYTHATEVGSLTSSTASSGWGYQYAFNANSETENTSRYEIKDRISGSLDWKHMFFGDYETRVGLVYEGRSGRPYSYVFNGDANGDGRSTNDLFYVPKGPGDVLFGTLSNTGAFTANPALQQQFFDWLAKNPQLAKYAGSYAPANGFRSGWINTFDVRITQQLPGFFKGHKSEVWLDIQNVGNLLNKKWGRIYDYGFYADARVANLQGIYQGKYVYNTLYTDQPTAANADADGFNTGVSQWSLQLGFRYQF
- the ppnN gene encoding nucleotide 5'-monophosphate nucleosidase PpnN: MTTSNTAARALPVVDARIYPRGGLDILSRVEVARLRDASSGGLHELLRRCALAVLTSGSASDDPRAARDLYPDFDIQVVQRDRGVRIDLLNAPAMAFVDGEIINGVAELLFAVVRDLAYMAIELGPESSTDLQSSEGITNAVFGQLRNARILQPTDPKLVVCWGGHSISRDEYLYTKQVGYELGLRGLDICTGCGPGAMKGPMKGATIAHAKQRKHDNRYIGVTEPGIIAAESPNPIVNHLVIMPDIEKRLEAFVRIGHGIIVFPGGVGTAEEILYLLGILLREENRDLPFPLILTGPTIAAPYFEQIDRFLRLTLGEVATSRYEIVVGDPVAVARKMAAGIQHVRTHRKEQKDAFYFNWSVDIPLEYQRPFEPTHEAMAALDLHHGRPPHALAADLRRAFSGIVAGNVKEDGMRRIEQHGPFEIHGDADMMQALDELLRAFVEQRRMKISGEYRPCYRVMA